One Paramisgurnus dabryanus chromosome 10, PD_genome_1.1, whole genome shotgun sequence genomic region harbors:
- the LOC135718395 gene encoding uncharacterized protein, producing the protein MYSRKLNKLIRLCSDGKHRKLMIKWLQKKGLLCKAPSCRHCGKKMRITAHNGRDGYIWICRRNTHRRVRLSIRNGSLFNNSRIPLVKWMEYIYRFSQGLQLRQIDLMEDCVAKTSTTLSRMNKLLRKVCIKALRKLKSRTGLRVGGKSREKFVAIDESKFAHKRKFNRGRFCTTWQRRKGWVFGMMEVKGARRLPLLKMVKDRSRNTLMPIITKHIRRGSTVYSDNWRAYLNALRPLGYKHLTVNHSENFVDPQTGCHTQHIERAWLAIKSQVSRFRGNKTTKLLREHLKFIQWHYWLGRRNRKGALAQLIHDIRNAYRFRFN; encoded by the exons ATGTATTCACGAAAATTAAATAAGTTGATACGTTTATGCAGTGATGGCAAACATAGAAAACTAATGATCAAATGGCTACAGAAGAAAGGCTTGCTTTGCAAAGCACCAAGTTGTCGTCACTGTGGAAAAAAGATGCGAATTACAGCCCACAACGGACGTGATGGTTATATATG GATATGTCGAAGAAACACGCATCGCAGAGTTAGGCTCTCCATTCGCAATGGATCACTGTTTAATAACTCTAGGATTCCCCTGGTTAAGTGGATGGAATACATATACAG GTTTTCCCAAGGTCTACAACTAAGACAAATTGACTTGATGGAAGACTGTGTTGCCAAAACATCAACAACATTGTCCAGAATGAATAAACTGCTCAGAAAG GTTTGCATCAAGGCGTTGAGGAAACTGAAAAGTAGAACAGGTCTAAGAGTTGGAGGGAAGTCAAGGGAGAAGTTTGTGGCCATAGATGAGTCTAAGTTTGCTCACAAGAGAAAG TTTAATCGAGGCCGCTTTTGTACTACTTGGCAGAGAAGAAAAGGTTGGGTGTTTGGGATGATGGAGGTTAAAGGAGCTCGCCGCCTACCATTGTTAAAGATGGTAAAGGACCGTTCCAGGAACACATTGATGCCCATTATCACAAAGCACATCAGAAGAGGGTCGACTGTTTATAGTGACAATTGGAGGGCATATCTGAATGCACTACGACCACTAGGATACAAACATCTAACTGTAAATCACAGCGAAAATTTTGTTGATCCCCAAACTGGCTGCCACACACAGCATATTGAACGGGCCTGGCTAGCCATCAAGTCGCAGGTATCAAGATTCAGGGGTAACAAGACTACAAAATTATTAAGGGAACACCTGAAATTCATCCAGTGGCACTATTGGCTGGGAAGAAGAAATAGGAAAGGTGCCTTGGCACAGCTGATCCATGACATTagaaatgcatacaggtttagatttaattaa
- the LOC135745187 gene encoding uncharacterized protein, with amino-acid sequence MEVKEETQELNEVEERQQEPHDVITEFSFDSSQHGKSSQKEQHIDDRSINNKMRRHTCQKCGKCLKYAKNFKKHLETHTGETRFKCHHCEECFTHANKLKIHLRTHPEEWPYKCPHCKKRFTNMDDFKKHLETHTGEMPYKCPHCEKGFTHANNYKRHLITHTGEKPYTCLQCGKGFTRKETLKIHELIHTGVMPYTCPQCGKSFKEKAHLKSHITLHTGVKPYTCPQCGKGFTEKAHLKSHITLHTSDRPYTCPQCGKGFLIKLRLENHLRIHTGEKPFTCTLCEKSFKTASYLKVHMHTHNEEKSFNCDDCGKTFGSAYFLKRHQKYHTSEKPYTCSVCGKSFGLLEYLRKHQKIHTGEKTHVCSECAKTFLTSRALTKHQKVHTREKP; translated from the coding sequence ATGGAAGTGAAAGAGGAAACTCAGGAATTGAATGAAGTGGAGGAGAGGCAACAGGAACCTCATGATGTCATAACTGAATTTTCTTTTGATTCCAGTCAACATGGAAAGAGTTCACAAAAAGAACAGCATATTGATGACAGGAGCATTAACAATAAAATGAGACGTCACACGTGCCAAAAGTGTGGAAAGTGTTTGAAATACGCTAAAAACTTTAAGAAACATTTGGAAACTCATACTGGAGAGACGCGGTTCAAATGCCATCATTGTGAAGAGTGTTTTACACATGCAAAtaagttaaaaatacatttgagaACTCACCCTGAAGAGTGGCCTTACAAATGCCCTCATTGTAAAAAGCGTTTTACAAACATGGATGACTTTAAGAAACATTTGGAAACTCACACTGGAGAGATGCCATACAAATGCCCTCATTGTGAAAAGGGTTTTACACATGCAAATAACTATAAGAGACATTTGATAACTCACACAGGAGAGAAACCATACACCTGTCTTCAGTGTGGGAAGGGTTTTACACGGAAAGAGACCCTTAAGATTCATGAACTAATTCACACTGGAGTTATGCCTTACACCTGTCctcaatgtggaaagagttttaaagAGAAAGCTCATCTTAAGAGTCACATAACATTACACACTGGAGTTAAGCCTTATACCTGTCCTCAATGTGGAAAGGGTTTCACGGAGAAAGCACATCTTAAGAGTCACATAACATTACACACCAGTGACAGACCTTACACCTGTCCTCAGTGTGGAAAgggttttttaataaaattgagACTAGAAAATCACTTGAGAATTCATACAGGAGAGAAACCTTTCACATGTACTTtgtgtgaaaagagttttaaaACTGCATCATATCTCAAAGTCCACATGCATACTCACAATGAAGAAAAATCTTTTAACTGTGATGACTGCGGGAAAACATTTGGCTCAGCATATTTCCTAAAACGACACCAGAAATATCATACCAGTGAAAAGCCCTACACGTGTTCTgtttgtggaaagagttttggACTGTTGGAATATTTAAGAAAACACCAGAAAATACATACTGGTGAGAAAACTCACGTGTGCTCTGAGTGTGcaaaaacttttttgacatCCAGAGCCTTGACAAAGCACCAAAAAGTTCATACAAGAGAAAAACCATAA